The proteins below are encoded in one region of Bacteroidia bacterium:
- a CDS encoding adenine phosphoribosyltransferase encodes MTLTQKIVDTIRDVPDFPKPGILFKDITPLLKNPGLCREITREMANRLANQQIDAIAAVESRGFLFGMMLANELNIPFIPVRKSGKLPYKTIGYEYSLEYGTAKVEIHTDAVQPGWNVLIHDDLLATGGTAAAAAELVLASGGTVAGFAFLVTLEFLNGKQYLSKYSNSCWELVSY; translated from the coding sequence ATGACCCTCACCCAAAAAATAGTTGATACCATCCGGGATGTGCCTGATTTTCCAAAGCCTGGAATTTTGTTTAAAGACATAACACCCTTGCTAAAAAATCCCGGCCTTTGTCGGGAAATTACCCGTGAAATGGCCAACCGACTGGCAAATCAACAAATTGATGCCATTGCGGCTGTTGAAAGTCGGGGGTTTCTTTTCGGTATGATGTTAGCGAATGAATTGAATATTCCGTTTATTCCGGTTCGTAAATCAGGAAAACTGCCCTATAAAACCATTGGGTACGAATACAGTTTGGAATACGGAACAGCCAAGGTGGAAATCCATACGGATGCAGTTCAACCGGGGTGGAATGTGTTAATTCATGACGATCTTTTAGCTACCGGAGGAACTGCTGCCGCTGCCGCCGAACTGGTGTTGGCTTCCGGAGGAACTGTAGCTGGTTTTGCCTTCTTGGTTACCCTGGAGTTTTTGAATGGAAAACAGTATTTGTCGAAGTATTCAAATAGCTGCTGGGAATTGGTAAGTTATTAG
- a CDS encoding HipA N-terminal domain-containing protein has translation MSIQNTFKAWFRKGEDDNETFLPETENSIFTLKVDNIEIGTLRCENGYWEFRYSESFKSQTEYKLITGFPDIDKVYKDRNLWPFFRIRIPGLKQPAVQEIIKQENLNQENEASLLKRFGKKSISNPYELVW, from the coding sequence ATGTCTATACAGAACACTTTTAAAGCATGGTTTCGGAAAGGGGAAGATGATAATGAAACTTTTTTACCCGAAACAGAAAATTCAATTTTTACACTTAAAGTGGACAATATTGAGATTGGAACTTTACGATGTGAAAATGGCTATTGGGAGTTTCGGTATTCAGAATCATTTAAAAGTCAGACCGAATATAAGCTTATTACAGGCTTCCCTGACATAGATAAGGTATACAAAGACCGAAATCTTTGGCCGTTTTTTCGAATCCGAATTCCGGGCTTAAAACAACCAGCGGTTCAAGAAATAATAAAACAAGAGAATTTAAATCAAGAGAACGAAGCTTCTCTATTAAAGCGATTTGGAAAAAAATCTATTTCCAATCCCTACGAATTGGTTTGGTAA
- a CDS encoding HipA domain-containing protein: MPYNAKTAEKWYPHESVIEFLINKIGLELGLLMNEVKLVKGNGQIRFLSKYFLSKNERLVHGAEICGEHLGDVAFAKEIADNKSKARELFTFEFIKQSIYSVYPENKDELLSNLIRLLTFDAIVGNNDRHFYNWGIIDYKKKSLKPVRFAPIYDSARGLFWNFSDDNLRKNFASKKHDNTKLNKYIVSAKPRVSIENNKEANHFELIEKIKNENKNYQSIISELISPEKEKKVIEMIKRDFSPFFIEERLELIIFTLIFRFNKLREL, from the coding sequence ATTCCATATAATGCTAAAACTGCCGAAAAGTGGTATCCTCATGAATCGGTTATTGAATTCTTAATTAATAAAATAGGATTGGAGTTAGGGCTCTTAATGAATGAAGTGAAGCTGGTAAAAGGAAATGGCCAAATTCGCTTCTTAAGTAAGTACTTTTTAAGCAAAAACGAACGTTTAGTTCATGGAGCCGAAATTTGCGGTGAACACCTTGGAGATGTAGCATTTGCAAAAGAAATTGCGGATAACAAATCCAAAGCTAGAGAATTATTTACTTTTGAATTCATAAAACAATCCATTTACTCCGTTTACCCGGAAAATAAGGATGAATTACTTAGCAACTTAATTCGACTACTAACGTTTGATGCTATTGTTGGAAACAATGACAGACATTTTTATAATTGGGGAATTATTGACTATAAAAAGAAATCCTTAAAGCCGGTTCGATTTGCTCCAATTTATGACTCAGCAAGAGGGTTGTTTTGGAACTTTAGCGATGATAATTTAAGAAAAAACTTTGCATCGAAAAAACATGATAATACAAAATTAAATAAGTATATAGTAAGTGCCAAACCAAGAGTTAGTATTGAAAACAACAAGGAGGCAAATCATTTTGAATTAATTGAAAAAATTAAAAATGAAAACAAAAATTACCAATCCATTATTTCAGAATTAATCTCTCCTGAGAAGGAAAAAAAAGTAATTGAAATGATTAAAAGAGACTTTTCTCCTTTTTTCATAGAAGAGCGTTTAGAATTAATAATTTTTACCCTAATTTTTCGATTTAATAAATTAAGAGAACTATAA
- a CDS encoding amidophosphoribosyltransferase, giving the protein MSDPIKHECGVALIRLRKPLDYYIQKYGTPMYGLNKLYLLMEKQHNRGQDGAGVATIKLDPEPGNRYISRSRSTAKGAIQEIFEKIQSKFESAYKSHPNKYTDAAWLKKNVAYSGELLLGHLRYGTFGGNSVENCHPFLRQNNWMSKNLVVAGNFNLTNVDELFQQLVELGQHPKEKSDTVTVMERIGHFLDKENERLFRRFKDQGHSNFDISGLIAEHLDVARILRDSAKKWDGGYTMCGLIGHGDAFVLRDPNGIRPAFYYFDEEIVVVASERPAIQTAFNIQLDQINELTPGAALVIKKSGAVSEEQIIEPLERKACSFERIYFSRGSDHDIYKERKQLGKNVTPSILNAVNHDVKNTVFSFIPNTAEVSFYGMVSGVESYLKDVKKRKILEAGTSIDDEKLESILAIKPRIEKIAIKDAKLRTFITEDSLRDDLVTHVYDITYGTLKSGIDNLVVIDDSIVRGTTLKKSILKMLDRLGPKKIVVVSSAPQIRYPDCYGIDMAKLGDFIAFRAVVALLKDHFMENLLDEVYEMAKAQVGKPKEEMVNVVKELYKPFSADQVSAKIAELLKPADCKAEVQIIYQTIEGLHNACPNNLGDWYFTGDYPTPGGTKVANQAFINFMEGKNVRAY; this is encoded by the coding sequence ATGAGCGACCCTATTAAGCATGAATGCGGTGTAGCACTCATCCGCCTTCGCAAACCCCTCGATTATTATATTCAAAAGTATGGAACTCCCATGTATGGCCTTAATAAGCTATATCTGTTGATGGAGAAACAACACAATCGCGGGCAAGATGGAGCGGGTGTCGCAACCATTAAACTTGACCCTGAGCCCGGTAATCGTTATATTTCCAGATCTCGAAGCACCGCCAAAGGAGCAATTCAGGAGATTTTCGAAAAAATTCAATCCAAATTCGAATCCGCTTATAAATCACATCCCAATAAATATACCGATGCTGCATGGCTTAAAAAAAATGTAGCCTACAGCGGCGAACTGTTGCTGGGTCATCTTCGATACGGCACCTTTGGTGGCAACTCGGTTGAAAATTGTCACCCCTTCCTGCGTCAAAACAACTGGATGTCTAAAAATCTGGTAGTTGCAGGTAATTTTAATCTGACCAATGTAGATGAACTCTTCCAGCAATTGGTAGAATTAGGTCAACACCCTAAAGAAAAATCCGATACGGTAACGGTAATGGAACGTATCGGTCATTTTTTGGATAAAGAGAATGAACGCTTGTTCCGTCGCTTCAAAGACCAGGGACATTCCAATTTTGATATTTCCGGATTAATTGCCGAACACTTGGATGTTGCCCGAATTTTGCGCGATTCAGCCAAGAAGTGGGATGGAGGTTATACTATGTGCGGACTAATAGGTCATGGTGATGCCTTTGTGTTGCGTGATCCTAATGGAATTCGGCCGGCATTTTATTATTTTGATGAAGAAATTGTAGTAGTCGCCTCCGAACGTCCGGCTATTCAAACCGCCTTTAATATACAACTCGATCAGATTAATGAATTAACGCCCGGAGCCGCCTTGGTTATTAAGAAAAGTGGGGCAGTTTCTGAAGAACAAATCATTGAACCACTCGAACGCAAAGCTTGTTCCTTTGAGCGAATCTATTTTAGTCGTGGTAGCGATCATGATATTTATAAGGAAAGAAAGCAGTTGGGTAAAAATGTTACCCCGTCTATCCTCAATGCCGTAAACCACGATGTAAAGAATACCGTATTTTCTTTCATTCCTAATACGGCCGAAGTTTCCTTTTATGGAATGGTGAGCGGAGTGGAATCCTACCTGAAGGATGTAAAAAAGCGTAAAATCCTTGAAGCCGGAACCTCCATCGATGATGAAAAGCTGGAATCAATACTGGCTATTAAACCACGTATCGAGAAAATTGCTATCAAAGATGCAAAACTCCGAACCTTTATTACGGAAGATTCCCTTCGCGATGACTTGGTAACCCATGTGTACGACATCACATACGGAACCTTAAAAAGCGGAATCGACAACCTGGTTGTAATCGACGATAGCATTGTACGCGGTACAACCCTTAAAAAAAGCATTTTGAAAATGCTGGATCGCCTGGGCCCTAAGAAAATTGTAGTAGTTTCCTCAGCCCCTCAAATCCGTTATCCCGATTGTTATGGTATTGATATGGCCAAATTGGGCGATTTTATTGCATTCCGTGCAGTGGTTGCCCTACTCAAAGACCATTTCATGGAAAACCTCCTCGACGAAGTATATGAAATGGCCAAAGCTCAGGTAGGAAAACCTAAAGAAGAGATGGTCAATGTTGTTAAAGAGTTGTATAAGCCCTTTTCTGCAGATCAGGTATCTGCCAAAATTGCCGAATTGCTAAAACCTGCCGATTGTAAAGCCGAAGTTCAAATCATTTATCAAACCATCGAAGGTTTACACAATGCTTGTCCAAATAACCTCGGTGATTGGTACTTCACAGGCGATTATCCTACCCCGGGCGGCACCAAAGTAGCCAACCAGGCTTTTATTAACTTTATGGAAGGTAAAAACGTTAGGGCGTACTAG
- a CDS encoding ribonucleotide-diphosphate reductase subunit beta, with protein MPSEPILTENKDRFVLFPIKHTEIWNIYKKAEQSFWTAEEVDLQQDRVDWDNKLNDEERFFIKHVLAFFAASDGIVNENLAINFLREVQYPEARCFYGFQVMIENIHSEMYSLLIDTYIKDGEEKDSLLHAIDTLDCVKKKANWALRWIAQGSFVERLVAFAAVEGIFFSGSFCSIFWLKKRGLMPGLSFANELISRDEGLHCEFACLLYSQLQNKLSEKTVHQIIGDAVAVEKEFVVDALPVRLIGMNADLMCQYIEYVADYWLLKLGYNRLFGSTNPFDFMEMISMDGKTNFFEKRVGDYRKASVGNSSSDNQIKFDEDF; from the coding sequence ATGCCCAGTGAACCGATTTTGACGGAGAACAAAGACAGGTTCGTACTATTTCCGATCAAACATACCGAGATTTGGAACATCTATAAAAAAGCCGAACAAAGTTTTTGGACGGCCGAAGAGGTAGATCTTCAACAGGATCGGGTAGATTGGGATAATAAACTTAACGATGAGGAGCGCTTCTTCATTAAACATGTCTTGGCCTTCTTTGCTGCCAGCGATGGTATTGTAAATGAAAACCTGGCTATCAACTTCCTGCGAGAAGTGCAATATCCCGAAGCACGTTGCTTTTATGGTTTTCAAGTGATGATAGAAAACATCCACAGCGAGATGTATAGCCTGTTGATTGATACCTACATCAAAGATGGAGAAGAGAAAGATTCTTTATTACATGCAATAGATACTCTTGATTGTGTAAAAAAGAAAGCCAATTGGGCTTTGCGATGGATTGCTCAAGGTAGCTTCGTAGAACGTTTGGTTGCTTTTGCTGCCGTTGAAGGTATCTTTTTCTCCGGTTCCTTCTGCTCTATCTTCTGGTTGAAAAAACGCGGTTTAATGCCCGGACTAAGCTTTGCAAACGAACTAATCAGCCGCGACGAAGGACTACACTGCGAGTTTGCATGCCTGTTGTATTCTCAACTTCAAAATAAACTCAGCGAAAAAACCGTTCACCAAATTATTGGCGATGCAGTAGCCGTTGAAAAGGAATTTGTAGTAGATGCACTTCCTGTTCGCCTCATTGGAATGAATGCCGACTTAATGTGCCAATACATCGAATATGTAGCCGATTACTGGTTATTGAAACTCGGTTACAATCGTTTATTCGGTTCCACCAATCCTTTCGACTTTATGGAAATGATCTCCATGGATGGAAAAACCAACTTCTTTGAAAAACGAGTAGGCGACTATCGTAAGGCTTCCGTAGGTAACTCCTCCAGCGACAACCAAATTAAATTTGACGAGGACTTTTAA